A single region of the Brassica rapa cultivar Chiifu-401-42 chromosome A03, CAAS_Brap_v3.01, whole genome shotgun sequence genome encodes:
- the LOC117132801 gene encoding uncharacterized protein LOC117132801, with amino-acid sequence MVYGELMEKADSLGELIRKLEGQVAEIATAIKRDGGCLPGRTDLNPRRQVSAVILRSRKNLAAGTRNNSDIGKPDDADETGKSNSHPIFLDEPDPNLSQDNRKTTTEKAKEKAIDLELEEDTEIEDEIDRQYGTDVDRPKTTTVDQQPKKPIDRRSTQPEPIIERVYRTLPPFPPKTQTKKSLENAICKKALDRISVEMSLSDAIKIAPSIKKYIKDMTSPNYPIAEHSVMMISEEVSAMIKGETPTKRSDPGSFVLDCKIENTRFPRSLCDLGSSVNLMPYSVAVTLGYREFMPTPITLVLADRSIRVPEGILEDVPIKINDCIVPTDFVVLKYRQEPKDPLILGWPFLATAGAIIDVKEGRINLNIGDISMTFDMEKLIKRPLIDDQAFYVEKVSEDERDSFINMCSDNPLEDTLNHVENEVFSISDRTDDYTQLMDASIDVANVEENDDSEVVIDRYLEDTVDRQPPSQSNWSKNKAPKVELKPLPSGLKYTYLYDQSYPVIVNANLTSGELALLLNKLRKYRKATGYSLDDIPGISPDLCMHRINLEDDAKTSIEQQRRLNQNLKEVVKKEIIKLLDAGVIYPISDSKWVSPVHVVPKKGGITVVKNEKDELIPTRTVTGHRMCIDYRKLNAATRKDHFPLPFIDQMLERLANHQYYCFLDGYSGFFQIPIHPDDQEKTTFTCPYGTFAYRRMPFGLCNAPATFQRCMMSIFTYMIEDFMEVFIDDFSVYGSDFMSCLDNLCKVLETCEEKNLVLNWEICHFMVNDGIVLGHRVSAAGIEVDRAKIEVMTSLPPPKTVKDVRSFLGHAKFYRRFILEFSKIARPLNNLLCKDIKFDFTPECMRAFEDLKKSLITAPVVQAPDWNLPVEIMCDASDFAIGAVLGQRKDKKLHAIYYASRTLDEALHNYATTEKELLAVVYAFEKFSQYLIGSRVIVHTDHAAIKYLMQKKDAKPRLIRWILLLQEFDIEIKDKRGVDNGVADHLSRIRIEDDIPMDDFFPTENVAHIDISFVGQVSLTSEDQSIDEGDAISIDSRSSTSIDDETDVISHLSGNQDHEPPFIKINFGLQVNVFGDEINLTPKELSQREVNAIGRNSDNRPWYADIVNYLAAKVEPDELKGYMRKKFFREVRRYHWMNLTSISIFLMAYTDDAYPKLKFQTLFTNVTELSMQDISLPLKRFQKFSKQDFGGQLSFAMSMHL; translated from the coding sequence atggtttacggaGAATTGATGGAAAAAGCAGATTCTTTAGGAGAACTTATCCGAaaattagaaggtcaagtagCTGAGATAGCAACTGCAATAAAGAGAGATGGTGGATGTCTTCCCGGAAGGACTGATCTAAACCCAAGACGTCAAGTCAGTGCCGTAATACTGCGCAGCAGAAAAAACCTCGCAGCAGGCACGaggaataattcagatattgGAAAACCTGACGATGCCGATGAGACCGGGAAAAGCAACTCTCATCCCATTTTTCTTGACGAACCAGACCCAAATCTATCTCAAGATAACCGGAAAACCACCACtgaaaaggctaaggaaaaagcaatagacttagaactagaagaagatacggagattgaggatgagatcgatcgacagtacggaactgacgtcgatcgacccAAAACAACCACCGTCGATCAACAACCGAAGaaacccatcgatcgacggtctactcaacccgaacccataattgaaagagtctatagaactttacccccttttcctcctaaaacgcaaactaagaaatcattagagaacgcaatctgcaagaaagccttaGATAGGATTTCTGTCGAGATGTCTCTTAGCgatgctataaaaatagcaccttcaattaagaagtatataaaAGATATGACATCTCCAAACTATCCAATCGCAGAACACAGTgtgatgatgatttcagaagaagtaagtgctatgattaaaggagaaactccaACGAAGAGATCCGATCCTGGTAGTTTCGTCCTAGATTGTAAGATTGAAAACACGCGTTTCCCTAGATCACTATGTGACCTCGGTTCTAGCGTGAACCTTATGCCTTACTCTGTTGCTGTGACGTTAGGATACAGAGAGTTTATGCCAACTCCGATCACCCtggttttagctgatagatctattagggtacccgaaggaattctcgaagatgttcccataaagattaacgattgcatcgtgcctacggattttgttgtgttgaaaTACAGACAAGAACCCAAAGACCCTCTCATTTTGGGATggccattcctagctacagctGGAGCGATCATTGACGTCAAGGAAGGAcgaattaatttgaacataggggatatctcgatgacatttgatatggaaaaactgATTAAGCGACCTCTAATAGATGACCAGGCCTTCTACGTGGAAAAGGTTTCCGAGGATGAACGAGACTCTTTCATTAACATGTGTTCAGACAACCCCTTAGAAGATACCCTTAACCACGTGGAAAATGAAGTGTTTAGCATATCAGATAGGACAGACGATTACACGCAACTAATGGACGCTAGCATCGACGTTGCAAACGTAGAAGAAAATGACGATTCCGaagttgtcatcgatcgataccttgaagataccgtcgatcgacaacctccTTCACAATCAAATTGGTCTAAAAATAAAGCACCAAAGGTAGAATTAAAACCTCTGCCCAGCGGTCTTAAGTACACTTACCTTTATGATCAATCCTACCCTGTTATCGTCAACGCCAATCTCACTAGCGGAGAACTTGCTTTATTGCTGAATAAATTACGCAAGTACAGGAAAGCAACCGGGTATTCTCTCGATGACATTCCTGGAATTTCTCCTGATCTTTGCATGCATCGGATTAACTTGGAAGATGACGCTAAAACGTCAATAGAACAGCAAAGGAGATTGaatcaaaatctgaaagaaGTAGTTAAGaaggaaattataaaactcctagacgctggagttatttaccccatttcggatagcaaatgggtaagccccgtacatgtcgtacccaaaaagggaggtatcacagtagtgaagaatgaaaaagacgaactcattccgactcgtaccgttactggtcatcggatgtgcattgattataggaaattgaatgccgctactaggaaagaccattttccccttccctttattgatcagatgctggagagattagctaatcaccagtattactgttttcttgatggatattccggattttttcaaattcctatacacccggatgatcaagaaaagacaacgtttacatgcccctatggaactttcgcatatcgcagaatgccatttggtctatgtaacGCCCCCGCTACTTTCCAACGATGCATGATGTCAATCTTTACATATATGATCGAGGACTTTATGGAAGTATTCATTGATGATTTTTCAGTCTATGGATCAGATTTTATGAGTTGCCTCGATAATTTATGCAAGGTATTGGAAACatgcgaagaaaagaacctCGTCCTAAACTGGGAAATATGCCATTTCATGGTAAACGATGGAATAGTATTAGGACATAGAGTTTCCGCTGCTGGAATAGAGGTCGATAGAGCTAAGATTGAAGTAATGACCAGTTTACCCCCACCTAAAACTGTTAAGGACGtacgaagttttctcggacacGCCAAATTTTACAGAAGATTTATACTGGAGTTCAGCAAAATCGCTAGACCTCTAAATAACTTACTGTGCAAggatattaaatttgattttaccCCCGAATGCATGAGagcttttgaagatttaaagaaatcccTTATCACTGCCCCTGTCGTACAAGCCCCCGATTGGAATCTTCCTGTCGAAATCATGTGCGATGCGAGTGACTTCGCAATTGGAGCAGTTCTAGGCCAAAGGAAAGATAAAAAGCTACATGCTATTTACTACGCCAGCCGCACGCTTGATGAAGCACTACACAATTATGCAACAACAGAGAAAGAACTATTAGCTGTAGTTTacgcttttgaaaaattcagtcaatacttgattggctcacgtgtaatagttcacactgatcacgctgccatcaaatatttaatgcaaaagaaagatgcaaaacctcgactcatacgctggattctactactccaagagtttgacattgagattaaggataagagaggagtagataatggagtcgctgaccATCTTTCTCGTATAAGGATAGAGGATGATATCCCTATGGACGATTTCTTTCCCACAGAGAATGTTGCACACATAGATATATCCTTCGTCGGTCAAGtatctctcacatctgaagatCAATCGATCGATGAGGGAGATGCCATATCGATCGATTCACGTAgttctacatcgatcgatgacgagACTGATGTAATTTCTCACCTCTCAGGTAACCAAGATCACGAACCCCCGTTTATTAAGATCAACTTTGGTTTACAAGTAAATGTTTTCGGTGATGAGATTAATCTCACACCTAAGGAATTATCACAACGGGAGGTAAATGCGATTGGTAGAAACTCGGATAACCGACCCTGGTATGCCGacatagttaactatttggcagcTAAGGTTGAACCAGACGAactcaagggatatatgaggaagaaatttttcagagaagtaagacgctatcattggatgaaccttacctctataagcatttttctgatggcatatacagacgatgcatatccgaagctgaaattccagacattatttaccaatgtCACGGAGCTGAGTATGCAGGACATTTCGCTACCTTTAAAACGGTTTCAAAAATTCTCCAAGCAGGATTTTGGTGGCCAACTATCTTTCGCGATGTCCATGCATTTATAA